The window CTGCAAGACTACCTACGAATGGCAAGAGTCTGAAGTCGGCTTCCTCAAACAGTTAGCCGCTCAGATGGGTTTATCCTTAGACCGAGTCCTCCTGTTAGAACAGACAGAACAATTAGCCGAAGAACAGCGCGACCTGAAAGAAGGACTGCAAAAACGAGCGTTAGAACTGCTGATGGAAGTAGACCCGATTAGTAAAGGAGACTTAACGATTCGGGCACGGGTGACGGCGGATGAAATTGGCACCATCGCGGACTCTTACAACGCCACAGTGGGTAACTTGCGGAAAATTGTTACCCAAGTGCAAAACGCCAGTAGCCAAGTTGCTCAAACCACCAGCACCAGCGAAGTTTCGGTTCGAGACCTATCCGTAGAAGCCTTGCGACAAGCAGAGAAAATTGCTGTGGCCTTGAAGCGATCGCAAGATATGGCTCAATCGGTGCAAATCGTGGCTAACAGTGCGAAACAAGCTGAAGTCGCTGTGCAACAAGCCCAAGATACGGTGCATGAAGGAGACACAGCCATGAACCGAACGGTTGATGGTATTCTCGCAATCCGGGACACAGTAGCAGAAACAGCGAAAAAAGTCAAGCATTTGGGTGAATCATCGCAAAAGATTTCCACCGTCGTTAACCTGATTAGTACCTTTGCCGCTCAAACCAACCTGCTAGCCCTTAACGCTTCGATTGAGGCAGCACGGGCAGGGGAAGAAGGACGAGGGTTTGCGGTGGTTGCCGACGAAGTGCGATCGCTAGCCCAACAATCAGCAGAAGCAACCATTGAAATCGAAAAACTCGTCGCCGCCATTCAAGGGGAAACCAACGAAGTGGTTGCAGCCATGGAAGCCGGGACGGAGCAGGTAGTAATGGGAACCAAGCTGGTGGATGAAACCCGCCAGAGCCTGAACAAAATTGCCACAGCGAGTAGCCAGATCAACAAATTGGTTGAGGAGATTGCCCAAGCCACGGTTGTTCAATCCCAAGCATCTGAAGCGGTAACCGAAACCATGACCGACGTGGCAGCGATCGCCCAAAAAACTTCAACGGGCGCATCCCTGGTATCGGAATCTTTTAAGGAACTGCTGGCAGTGGCTCAATCACTACAAGAGGATGTGGGTCAGTTCAGAGTCAGTTAGAAGGCGAGAAGAGTCGGGGATTGGGGTTGGGGCAATGAGTCAGCCAAACATCATGACGGCTTGTTCCAGCACCCCATCTCCCCCGCACCCCAGCACCCCAGCCCCCCCGCACCCCCGCACCCCAGCACCCCATCTCCCTTTCCCCAGGACGACTATGGCAATCAATCCTAATATCCGCGATCAAGCCTATCAGTTCTTCATCGAAGAGGCTCCTGAACTGTTGCAGATTCTCGAAGCGGGTTTACTCACCTTAAGGCAAGAGAAGAACACTGCCAAAGTCCACGCTTTAATGCGAGCGGCTCATTCCTTAAAAGGAGGGGCTGCCAGTGTAGAGTTAGAAGCGATCAAAACCCTAGCTCATCGCCTAGAGAACATCTTTAAGGCACTTTACAGCGACACGGTAGAAATTGATACGAACCTAGAGAGTCAACTGCTACAAGCTTACGACTGCTTGCGTCTCCCGTTAATGGAGCAGATTCAAACCGGTTACTTTGACCCAGAGCACGCTTTAGTTTTAGCCGAACCCCTCTTTGTCCAGATTGAGGACAAATTAGGAGATGCCCTCAACCAAGCCGATACCTATATTCCCAGTTCCTCAGAGTTGGGTATCGATATGGCTCAGTCTATCTTTGAAGTGGATGTGGGCGAAGGATTGGAGCGTCTGGCAGAGGTTGTTGCTAATCCTCAAAACTATGAGGTAGGGGGAGAATTAAGAGCACAAGCAGAAGTATTTGCCGGGTTTGCCGAGTTACTCAACCAGCCCGGATTTGGCGCGATCGCACATACAGCCCAACTAGCACTGGATGCTTACCCCGAACGCGCTTTAACGATTACGCAGCTAGCGCTGGCTGATTTTGAGTTTGCCAGACAAGCGATTCTCGCCGCTCATGCACAAAGCACTAACGTCAAACCGATTAGTCCCTCTAGTGCTTTATTAGCCTTAGCCCACTCAGACGGCACAGCCAGCCAGGAACAGACCAAAGAAACCGTTCCTGCTCTTGAAGATGTCTTGAGCATCAAATTAGATGAAAATCTCTCCATCACCCCAGTACCAGAGGATATATACAATCTGGAGGCTGATGGAACACTAGAGGACATTTTTGCCACGGCGGCTCCAAGCTTGAATCCGAGTGTGGCTGAAACCAATCGGCTGGATGAGGTACATCATCTTGAGCCAGATCTGGCACTAGAAGCGATTTTCGCTAACGCTCCCGAACTATTCGAGCAGCCTTCCCCAACCACCGAAGTGCCAACTCATGAGTTAGACTTCTGTGAAATTGTTGATATTGAATCAGTAACAGATGAAGCTGTCGGAGATCTGCCTGTCGTGGAAACGGGTGTGGACAGCGCTGTTGTAACTTCCTCTTCAGATGCTGAAAACGAGTTACCCATTACCCCATTCAACATACCCTCTTTAGCCCTAGAAAACGGTGAAGCAGCCGCTCAATCGATCGCACAGATCTTTGAGCAGTTGCCACCGGTTGAAGAAATGCCTGTATTGATATCTCGCTCAAATGCTGCCAGCACGACAGCGGAAAATCCCCCAGCGATCAATTTAGTCCCAACGTCGTCAATTCCGGGTGAATTGTTACCAACGAATGCAGCTCATTCGCCCACCCCTTCCCCTCACCCAGAAGTTGATCGTGGATCGACCGATATTCCTCAAGGTAAAGCTTCTCCCGTTCCGACGCTTTCAGTGCGAGTGGATTCAGAACGACTGGAACGGATGAATAATGTAGTGGGTGAGTTAGCAATCAACCGCAATGGGCTTTCTCTCCAGAATCAGCAATTACAGAGATCAGTACGAGAATTGCTGGATCGATTCGTTCAAGTGCAGGGCGTGGTGGGTCACTTGCGGAAGCTATCCGATCAGATGCTTGCCACTCCCGAACGCCCTCAGTATGAGGCAATTCTACCTGCCGTTAATCCTCTAGGAGATCTCGTCATTCGTCAAGCTGATTTTGACTCCCTGGAATTGGATCGGTATGGAGTGCTCAACTCTCGCCTACAAGAGCTGATTGAGGACATGGTGCAGTTGGAAGAAGCGGTGGATGATGTTTCTTTGTTCGCCAAGCAATCCAATCGCACCCTGGAACAACAGCGACAAATGCTGACTCAGTTGCGGGACGAGTTGATGTGGGCGCGGATGTTGCCGTTGAGTGAGGTACTCAACCGTTTTCCCAGAGTATTGCGTGATTTATCGACTAATTACCACAAATCGGTCACGTTGAACCTCAGTGGTACAGGGGTGTTAGTGGATAAAGCGGCATTAGAAAAACTGTACGATCCTTTGCTGCACTTACTACGAAATGCCTTCGACCATGGCATCGAATCTCCCGAAATCCGGCGTCAGCAGGGCAAACCGGAACAAGGTAAAATTGAAATTCGAGCGTATCACCAAGGCAGTCAAACCATTATAGAAGTGAAAGATGATGGTCAAGGACTCGATACCGAAAGTATTGGCAAACGAGCGATTGAATTAGGGTTATTATCCGCCGAGCAACTGGCGACGACTTCTAATAATCATCTGTTTGAACTGGTGTTCGAGCCAGGATTTTCCACCGCCAAGCAGGTAAGCGAACTGTCTGGACGGGGAGTGGGGTTGGATGTGGTGCGCTCCCAAATGCGATCGCTCAAAGGCAGTATTACGGTTTCTTCTTCGCCGGGAGTTGGTACGACTTTTACCTTACATCTACCGTTAACTCTAACAATCGCTAAATTACTCGTCTGCTTAATTGGCCCCACCGCTATCGCCTTGCCGTCTGACAGTGTGGAGGAAATTGTCGTTCCTAAATCCGACCAGGTGAAAACGACAGGAGAACAGCGATTTTTGCGTTGGCGTGACCAGATTGTTCCAGCTTATCGACTCGCTGACATTTTGGATTATACCTGCCCGTTGCCTGAAAGCGCTCCCAGTCAAGCTTTGGTGTCAGTTCCTTCTCCAGCCGATTGGGCACTACCGATGCTGGTACTGCGACAAGAGGAACAGGTTCTCGCATTGGAAATTGATCGCTTGGTCACAGAGCAAGAATTGGTGATTAAACCGTTTGGTTCTGCGATCGCACCTCCTAGTTTTACTTACGGTTGTACCATTTTGGGGGATGGCAGTTTAATCCCGGTGATTGATGGTACAGTTCTACTCGATCAGCTTTTGGGTCACAATACAACCGCCACACGAATCAACACGGGTTCTAAGCCGATTACTTTAACGGTTAACGAAAATTCTTCCATTAACCAGACCAAGACGGGTATTACAGCGCCTCATGCTCCCACCGTACTGGTGGTTGATGATGCGGTTGCTCTGCGACGAACCCTCGCGCTTACCCTAGAACGAGCCGGTTGTCGAGTCTTGCAGGCACGGGATGGACGAGAAGCTTTGGAACAACTGCGCCAAGGTTCGTCTCGTGTGAATCTCGTGGTTTGTGATATTGAAATGCCCAATATGAACGGCTTTGAATTTCTTGGTCAGCGTCGCCAAGACCCTCAATTGTCAAAAATTCCCGTCGTCATGCTGACCTCTCGCAGTAATGATAAACATCGATGGCTAGCCATGCGTTTAGGTGCGACGGCTTACTTCACCAAGCCTTACCTGGAACAAGAGTTTCTAGTCGCGATCAAACACATTATTGATGAGCAAAAGTCACAATCTACCCTTGAGTCGTCACGAAACTCATTGCAACTCCAAGAAGCTTAATTGGTAACACCTAGAGAGATGGGAGAATGGGTAATTTTCAGTAGCGTCCCATTACCTATTACCCATTACCCATTACCCATTACCCATTACCCATTACCCATTACCTATTACTCCTATGAAAAATCTCTTACTCCAACCCAAATCTACTGCTGCCGATTTTCGTAAGTCTCGACAGACAGCACCTTCGATCAAACTGATTGTGTTTAAAATCGGTAATCTCAATTTTGCTCTACGCATTGAATCGGTTTACAAAGTAGTGGATCGCACGCCAGTTTACAGTAGCGGACTCAATCATGTTGGAGTAGCCCACATGGGTGATTCTCTGCGAGATAGTTCTGCGGCACGGGAAATCACGGTTGTAGACCTGAATTGGCAATTTTTTCAATCCAGTTCAATGTCTGAGTCCGGCGGTTATCTGGCGATTGTGCAAAGTACAACGGGTGAATTTTACGGGATTCCCGTGGTTAACACTCCTGTCTTAATCGAAGTGCCGTTATCCATGTTCCGGGTTTTACCAGAGTCCTATCGTCGTGCGGATACCCTGGAAGTCGCTAGCCATGTTGCTGTTATTCCACAGCAAGGAGGAACACTAACTGTGTTTTTACTGGATGTTGATTTACTCCTGCCACTCTTCCAAAAACTGGCTGCGGTGAAATAGCGAATCATTTCAATTCAACAAGCGTACTAAGCTGACAATCATCCAAATTGCAGATGTCCAGAGTAGAGATTTCTTGTAACTTGGGAAAGATTGTCCGTCCAAATTATGCAAGTTAAAGGCATAAAAGAACAGCTTAGCACTGTCACAGATTGGAGCTAAAACTTGCATCCTGAGGTTCAAGACGCTGACAATTGACTAAGTTTTGTGGGTGATTGGCGGATGAAGCGTGGGTAAGGTTGAATGACTCCAATGGCGCGATTGCGAAGCGCTGCTGTGTTAGGGAAACGACTTGGAAGGAATCAGCGCAGAGCGATCTTTTCCTCAAAGATGTGTTTTCCTCATAACTGGAGTTTAGACTACGATGGCAAGGAGTGCCGAGTAGAGAAGCAGTAATTACGGCAAAAAAATTAGTCAAGTTCGCGAGTGCCAATCGCGAATAAAACTCAGCGCAATGAAACTGACATGAAATGATACAGACTTAAGCTCAAGCCGGGATGATTGCCCAGAACAAAAACTCTCGCGTGTGTCTCTCCGGTTCTGTGTTTCCGTGTCTACCCTAATCAAGAGCATCCAACCTGACATGTATAAGTCATGGGAAAGGGGAGAAAATGATAATTAACCAAAATCGATCATTTCTCCCCTGCATGAACTATAAACAACTTCAAGAATTTCGCCAACAAGTTTACGACTTAATTAACTTCGCGCAGGATGCTACTTTTGAGTTGACTGATGCTGTACTCACAACTCGCAATGTCTATAGCCTAGCTGAATTTTCTTTAAGTCCCTTTTTTCGACGGAAGTGGCCGAGCATATATGAAGCTCTACAAGACTGTAGACCGAATCGCAACAAGTTAATGCGCCTGTATATCAAACAGATACTAGTGCAGGAGCGCCCCGTTTTAGCCGTAGATCATACGGCTTGGGCAAGAGTTCATTCACCAACATTGCAAGACCGTACTTACTGCCATCAGCCAAGTGCGATCGCTTCCAACAAACCGATTAGTATCGGTCAAGGATACAGTACCATAGCTTGGATACCCGAACATAAGGGCAGTTGGGCATTACCTTTGAGACATGAGCGGATTACCAGTTGGGAGAATCCGATTAGCAAAGCTGCTTGGCAAATCAAACAAGCTTGTAAGTATTTGCCACTACGTCCGATGATTTTACTCGATAGTGAATATGGCAATGCTTCCTTGCTCAATCAAACAGCCCAGATAGAAGCCGACTTTTTGATGAGGATTCGTTCTAATCGTTGTTTATACTCAGCACCTCCTGCCTATACAGGTAAGGGACGACCCAGAAAACATGGTCAAAAATTTAAGCTCAACGACTCATCAACTTGGTGGGAAGCTACTGAAATGGTTGAAGTTGAGGACTCAAGGTTTGGGCAACTTCGAGTCCGGATGTGGCAAGACCTGCATTTTCTGGTAGTGCTTCAATTGCTATGCAATTAATTTTAGTCGAACGTATCCTGCCGGAGCAATCACACTCAAAGTCTCAACCGTTATGGTTGGTGTGGGTAGGTCAGGAAATGCTGCCCCTGCCTGAGATTTGGCGACAATATTTACGTCGCTTTGCTGTTGACCACTGGTATCGTTTTCTTAAACAACGATTACATTGGACAGTTCCTCAACTGAGTACTCCATGCCAATGTGAAAGGTGGAGTGATTTAATGCCCATATTGACTTGGGAATTATGGTTAGCTAGAGACTTGGTGGCACAACACCACCTTCCTTGGCAAAAACCCCTGTCAAATTTAACTCCTGGGCGGGTGGCTGAGTCGTTCGCATTACTTTTACCGGAGATTGGCACACCGGCTGTCTCTCCCAAACCCCGTGGAAAGTCTCCGGGTTGGCAAGCCGGGAACAAACGTACTAAAAAAACTCGTTACCCAGTAGTGAAAAAAGGAAAAACACCACACAAAAAACGGACAAAAAAAGCTGCTTAATCTCTATTTTTTCTCTGGCTGTTCTTCTTTCTCAGCTTTTGTTATCGCTGAGTTAGTTTGTCGTAGTCTAATCTCCAGTAGTCCGCATGATC of the Allocoleopsis franciscana PCC 7113 genome contains:
- a CDS encoding hybrid sensor histidine kinase/response regulator, producing the protein MAINPNIRDQAYQFFIEEAPELLQILEAGLLTLRQEKNTAKVHALMRAAHSLKGGAASVELEAIKTLAHRLENIFKALYSDTVEIDTNLESQLLQAYDCLRLPLMEQIQTGYFDPEHALVLAEPLFVQIEDKLGDALNQADTYIPSSSELGIDMAQSIFEVDVGEGLERLAEVVANPQNYEVGGELRAQAEVFAGFAELLNQPGFGAIAHTAQLALDAYPERALTITQLALADFEFARQAILAAHAQSTNVKPISPSSALLALAHSDGTASQEQTKETVPALEDVLSIKLDENLSITPVPEDIYNLEADGTLEDIFATAAPSLNPSVAETNRLDEVHHLEPDLALEAIFANAPELFEQPSPTTEVPTHELDFCEIVDIESVTDEAVGDLPVVETGVDSAVVTSSSDAENELPITPFNIPSLALENGEAAAQSIAQIFEQLPPVEEMPVLISRSNAASTTAENPPAINLVPTSSIPGELLPTNAAHSPTPSPHPEVDRGSTDIPQGKASPVPTLSVRVDSERLERMNNVVGELAINRNGLSLQNQQLQRSVRELLDRFVQVQGVVGHLRKLSDQMLATPERPQYEAILPAVNPLGDLVIRQADFDSLELDRYGVLNSRLQELIEDMVQLEEAVDDVSLFAKQSNRTLEQQRQMLTQLRDELMWARMLPLSEVLNRFPRVLRDLSTNYHKSVTLNLSGTGVLVDKAALEKLYDPLLHLLRNAFDHGIESPEIRRQQGKPEQGKIEIRAYHQGSQTIIEVKDDGQGLDTESIGKRAIELGLLSAEQLATTSNNHLFELVFEPGFSTAKQVSELSGRGVGLDVVRSQMRSLKGSITVSSSPGVGTTFTLHLPLTLTIAKLLVCLIGPTAIALPSDSVEEIVVPKSDQVKTTGEQRFLRWRDQIVPAYRLADILDYTCPLPESAPSQALVSVPSPADWALPMLVLRQEEQVLALEIDRLVTEQELVIKPFGSAIAPPSFTYGCTILGDGSLIPVIDGTVLLDQLLGHNTTATRINTGSKPITLTVNENSSINQTKTGITAPHAPTVLVVDDAVALRRTLALTLERAGCRVLQARDGREALEQLRQGSSRVNLVVCDIEMPNMNGFEFLGQRRQDPQLSKIPVVMLTSRSNDKHRWLAMRLGATAYFTKPYLEQEFLVAIKHIIDEQKSQSTLESSRNSLQLQEA